TCGTCGACAGGTCTTCCTCGATCACGCGCGTGACCTGGCTCTCCACGTCGGCGGGCGATACGCCGGGATAGACCGTGTTGACCGCGATGATCGGAATCGCGAGTTCAGGAAACGACTCTTTCGGGGTGGACCGGTACGCGAAGCTCCCCATGAGTACGATGATGAAAAGGAGCACGACGATCGAGGTCCTGTGATCGACGGCAAAGCTCGTCAGTCGGAATTCCTTGAAGTCCTCGAGAACTCCACGTTCGACATGGTCGCGGGAGCCATTCTCATCGTTGGTCATGTCAGCCCCCCTGGTTCGCGACGACGTTCACGCGATCTCCGTTCGCTACCGACTTCTGACCGACTACCACGAGTTGCTCCCCAGCCACAAGACCGTCCTCAACCACGACCAGGTTCCGGCGCGTAGGCCCCAGGATGACGCCGCGGACCTCGGCGACCATGTGGCCACCCTGCTCAATCGCGACATACACCACGTATCCGTCTTCGACGCGCAATAATGCGTCCTGCGGTACGACGATGGCCTCAGCGACCTCCTGGCGGGTAATCGCCATGTTGCCGACCATCTGTGGCTTGATCGAATGGTCCTGGTTCGGCACCTCAATCTCGATTGGGAATGTCCGGCTGCGCGGATCGATCGATGCGCCGACATAGCGAATTGGCGCGGCATATACCTCCGTACCCACCGCTTCGAAGACCAGTTGAGCCCGGGCCCCCACGTGCACGTCCGTCGCGTAGCGCTCGGGCACGCCAGCGAAGACCTTGATCGGGTCGAGGTCCACAAGACGACCCACCGTTTTCCCTGGACCCACCATCGTGCCCACATCGACATGCCGCTCGTCAAGGATGCCCGCAAAGGGTGCTCGGACGACCGTCCGGGCGAGCCGCTCTTCCAACCCCTGAAGCGTGGCGGCCGCCTGTTCCGCCCCGAACTTCTCTTCGAGATAGGCGATCTCAGATCCGACTTGCTCTTCCTCGAACAGACGCTTTCGACGCTCCCATGTCTGCTGGGCCAGCTGCGCCGCGGAGGAGGCCTGATTTACTTGGGCCTGGAGCACTCGATTGTCGATTTTTGCGATGCGATCCCCTGCACCGACGCGATCCCCTCGGTCCACATAAATGCGGACGATACGGCCGGTCTCTTCTGCCTCAAGCATGACGTCCTGATTGGCCATCGCGACCGAGGTGAGGCGAATTTCCTCCACGAACGTCTCGGTCGCGATCAGTGCGACTTCGACGTTGATCACTCGGACGAACTCCTCGCTCGCAGCAACGTCGTCCGCCGAGTCAGCCTGCGCTGACCCGCAACCCGCCAGAACCAAGAGGGCCCCGACCACCAGCACATTTATCGCTCTGCTTCTCATGTCGAACATCTCCGCGTTCATCCCCATCACAGTCCACATCGCCACACGTTGGTCGTCGTTGGTATTCATCATTGCCCCCTCTCATACAGGCGTACATCTACGAGGGGTACCTGCCCCGTGGCCTCGTCGAACTGGGCCCGGGAAACGAGGTAGTCGAAAACTGCCTGCGCGTAGTTGAATTCACTCTGGCGGAGAGCGCCCTCGGCATCGGCCAGCTCCAGCTGACTCGAAAGTCCCTCCGCATACTGCGCGCTCGCGATCTCGAAGCCACGCTGCGCCTGCTGAACCGCAAGTCCCTGCCCGTTAGCTCTGAGGTACGCTTCTTCTACGGCCTCCATAACGGTGCGAATCTGGCTCTCCGCGACCTGGACTCCCTGCTGAGCATTGGCCTGAGCCTGACGCATACCGGCCCGCTTCTGGTCAATTCGCGCATCCCGACGGAACCCCTGAAAGATCGGAAGGCTCACCCGGAGTCCGACAAATT
This region of Longimicrobiales bacterium genomic DNA includes:
- a CDS encoding efflux RND transporter periplasmic adaptor subunit; this encodes MMNTNDDQRVAMWTVMGMNAEMFDMRSRAINVLVVGALLVLAGCGSAQADSADDVAASEEFVRVINVEVALIATETFVEEIRLTSVAMANQDVMLEAEETGRIVRIYVDRGDRVGAGDRIAKIDNRVLQAQVNQASSAAQLAQQTWERRKRLFEEEQVGSEIAYLEEKFGAEQAAATLQGLEERLARTVVRAPFAGILDERHVDVGTMVGPGKTVGRLVDLDPIKVFAGVPERYATDVHVGARAQLVFEAVGTEVYAAPIRYVGASIDPRSRTFPIEIEVPNQDHSIKPQMVGNMAITRQEVAEAIVVPQDALLRVEDGYVVYVAIEQGGHMVAEVRGVILGPTRRNLVVVEDGLVAGEQLVVVGQKSVANGDRVNVVANQGG